The Paenibacillus sophorae genome has a segment encoding these proteins:
- a CDS encoding class I SAM-dependent methyltransferase has translation MQERINNYWTDRADDFSELRLHDFNSGLRGKYTEVIKEHLPKLDSPRVLDLGTGAGFFSFIMKDLGCSVTGIDYSSAMLAKAEANAANLGYTGIVYKQMDAQSLRFPDESFDFIITRNVTWTLPDPYKAYSEMCRVLAPGGGILNFDANYGQAFKEADDKGENLCHPTQTAEQLRERNAIAKSLYICDKTRPQWDAEVLISLGMKYIEMDLDIIRRIKDEANTDSRYSTISQSVTSSLFMVYARK, from the coding sequence ATGCAGGAACGAATTAACAACTATTGGACGGATCGGGCCGATGATTTCAGCGAGCTGCGTCTGCATGACTTTAATAGCGGTCTGCGCGGGAAATATACCGAAGTGATCAAGGAGCATTTGCCGAAATTAGACTCGCCGAGAGTATTGGATCTGGGTACAGGCGCCGGCTTCTTTTCCTTCATTATGAAGGATCTGGGGTGCAGCGTGACCGGCATTGATTATTCAAGCGCGATGCTGGCCAAAGCCGAAGCCAACGCCGCCAATCTGGGGTATACCGGGATCGTGTACAAGCAAATGGATGCCCAGAGCCTCAGATTCCCCGATGAGAGCTTTGATTTCATCATCACCCGCAATGTAACCTGGACGCTGCCCGATCCTTACAAAGCGTACAGCGAAATGTGCCGCGTGCTTGCGCCCGGCGGCGGTATTTTAAATTTTGACGCCAACTATGGCCAAGCCTTCAAAGAAGCCGATGACAAGGGAGAGAATCTGTGCCATCCCACGCAAACCGCTGAACAGCTCAGGGAACGCAATGCCATTGCCAAGTCGTTGTACATATGCGATAAGACGCGCCCGCAGTGGGATGCGGAAGTGCTAATCTCGCTGGGCATGAAATATATCGAGATGGATCTGGATATCATTCGGCGGATCAAAGACGAGGCCAACACCGATTCGAGATACTCCACCATTTCCCAAAGCGTGACCTCCTCGCTGTTCATGGTATATGCGCGAAAATAG
- a CDS encoding MFS transporter produces the protein MKRMLWTILTMAIGATLSSPLYPLYQERFHLSSLAITLLFAVYAAFLLPALLIAGPIANVWGLKKVTMTGVVASMVSAFLFMANNQAWTLYLARICEGVGFGTFMGTATTLLLQQTPKAKAAKALPLSSMAVMLGFGLGPAISGLLIQYVHFQPLRLPYMLLSVLLISAAVALWSISDNHSENKTSSMKISIPKNIRPVFWLFIALSGFIVFSLNGIVLSLIPSFAKNIIHTSNLSVSGLLILLLLGGGGLAQRISWPKQLVTRLRLGILFLLMGAWLMIISGKTTNLGFLWTGIFIQAIGGGWAFQASLQLAGTAPKPEDRAGVISTYYSASYSGFIIPIVGVGSLSLFFGLFHSLIILNVIATIIVIFLVGYSFKCRGLLGEAEL, from the coding sequence ATGAAAAGAATGCTGTGGACCATTTTGACTATGGCTATTGGAGCTACGCTCTCTTCGCCGCTGTACCCTTTATACCAGGAACGATTTCACCTAAGCAGCCTTGCCATCACGTTATTATTTGCCGTTTATGCCGCGTTTCTCTTGCCTGCGTTATTAATAGCGGGGCCAATTGCGAACGTCTGGGGATTAAAAAAAGTGACGATGACCGGTGTTGTTGCTTCGATGGTATCAGCTTTCCTGTTCATGGCAAACAATCAGGCCTGGACACTTTACCTGGCCAGAATTTGTGAGGGCGTCGGGTTTGGTACATTCATGGGAACCGCTACAACCTTATTGTTACAGCAAACTCCAAAAGCCAAAGCGGCCAAGGCATTGCCTTTATCCAGTATGGCCGTCATGCTCGGATTCGGACTGGGACCAGCGATTAGCGGTTTGCTCATTCAATACGTCCATTTCCAGCCGCTTCGTTTGCCATATATGCTGCTCTCCGTATTGCTAATAAGCGCGGCCGTTGCTCTATGGTCGATATCTGACAATCATTCAGAAAATAAGACAAGCTCAATGAAAATAAGTATTCCCAAAAATATCCGTCCCGTGTTCTGGTTATTTATCGCCTTGTCCGGTTTTATTGTGTTCTCTCTCAATGGCATCGTGTTGTCGTTAATACCCTCCTTTGCCAAAAATATTATTCATACCTCCAATCTTTCCGTTTCAGGATTGTTAATCTTGCTTCTTCTCGGCGGGGGCGGATTAGCGCAGCGAATTTCCTGGCCGAAGCAGCTTGTTACCCGCCTTCGGCTCGGCATCCTTTTTCTATTAATGGGTGCATGGTTGATGATCATTTCCGGGAAGACAACAAACCTTGGGTTCTTATGGACGGGAATATTCATTCAAGCAATCGGCGGCGGGTGGGCATTTCAAGCAAGCCTGCAGTTGGCTGGAACTGCGCCTAAGCCTGAAGATCGTGCAGGCGTCATTTCAACTTATTATTCCGCATCCTACTCAGGGTTCATCATCCCGATTGTTGGAGTGGGGTCGCTGAGCTTGTTTTTTGGCTTATTTCACTCACTTATTATTTTGAATGTAATTGCGACAATAATCGTAATATTTCTTGTTGGTTATTCATTTAAATGCAGAGGCTTATTAGGCGAGGCTGAGTTATGA
- a CDS encoding GerAB/ArcD/ProY family transporter, whose translation MRVSVQSSGKISGYQLSLLFFTFIVSTLILSVPGIMVAFAKQNAWLSILPASLTGIVNIYVLTALSRRYPGHSIMQYTAAICGKWGGKLVGVFFTYYLFFFISSTVNEHARFLNNVLLMNTPSLVLIISLLLLCGLAVLAGIETIGRCNEVIVLIVVMLLLPIFIFSIRDADPARLTPVLAEGLVPVIKGSVVPSAWMSQFFFLGWFLPHLNEKPQQARKKLLTALCGIVLLIMAIDALTIMVFGPITPRMNFAFLNVIKYTDIIGPLERLEAIAIMIWILGIFIKVAMLLYMLCISATQLFGAKNYRKTVVPITVLSAVGSVWIFKSAVEFQVWITFTYPILALFMQSLLPCLLLAIDTIKAKLVNH comes from the coding sequence GTGAGAGTAAGCGTGCAGTCCAGCGGCAAAATATCCGGTTATCAGCTCAGCCTGCTTTTTTTCACCTTTATCGTATCTACTCTGATCTTGTCTGTTCCGGGAATCATGGTAGCCTTCGCCAAGCAAAATGCCTGGCTGTCGATTCTCCCAGCTTCATTAACGGGGATCGTGAACATCTATGTACTGACGGCACTGTCCAGGCGTTACCCCGGTCACTCCATCATGCAGTACACGGCCGCGATTTGCGGGAAATGGGGCGGCAAGCTTGTCGGAGTTTTTTTCACTTACTATTTGTTCTTCTTTATTTCCAGCACCGTAAACGAACACGCGCGATTTCTGAACAACGTTCTCCTGATGAATACGCCTTCGCTCGTATTGATCATATCGCTGCTGTTACTGTGCGGCCTCGCCGTACTGGCCGGGATTGAAACGATTGGCAGATGCAATGAGGTCATTGTACTTATCGTCGTTATGCTGCTGCTCCCCATCTTCATCTTTTCCATCCGGGATGCGGACCCTGCAAGGTTAACTCCTGTGCTCGCGGAGGGGCTCGTTCCGGTCATCAAAGGTTCGGTCGTTCCGTCCGCCTGGATGAGCCAATTCTTCTTCTTGGGATGGTTCCTCCCGCACTTGAACGAGAAGCCGCAGCAGGCCCGCAAAAAATTGCTCACGGCGCTCTGCGGTATCGTTCTGCTGATTATGGCCATCGACGCCCTGACCATCATGGTGTTCGGTCCGATCACGCCGCGGATGAATTTCGCTTTTCTAAATGTCATCAAATACACCGATATAATCGGGCCTTTGGAGAGGCTGGAAGCTATCGCCATTATGATCTGGATTCTCGGTATTTTCATTAAGGTGGCCATGCTGCTGTATATGCTCTGCATAAGCGCAACCCAACTGTTCGGCGCGAAAAATTACCGAAAAACCGTTGTTCCAATCACGGTGTTATCCGCTGTCGGTTCCGTTTGGATTTTCAAAAGTGCCGTAGAATTTCAAGTCTGGATTACGTTCACTTATCCGATTCTGGCTCTCTTCATGCAAAGCTTGCTCCCTTGTCTGCTGCTTGCCATTGATACGATCAAAGCAAAGCTTGTAAACCATTAA
- a CDS encoding helix-turn-helix transcriptional regulator, whose amino-acid sequence MIDMDLARNKQLGDFLKIRRARLHPEKVGLPLGRRRRTAGLRREEVALLAGVSVDWYTWLEQGRDIRVSSRVLEELARVLQLSPSERRHLFLLAEQTIPLDNKKEQCYVSPSVQQFLDYQNPSPAYVTNLRWDFIAWNRAACAVFGDYNEMSELERNSVWRTFTSSYTRELLDCWEEHGQRRLAQFRASYGRFIDDPWWSEMIDKLSKESEEFREWWPRHDVLDTPEGRKVLHHPRAGELILGHLSFQVSDSPDLLVTVHMPETEETLEKLRSLMLD is encoded by the coding sequence ATGATAGATATGGATTTGGCACGTAATAAGCAGCTTGGGGATTTTTTGAAAATAAGACGGGCCCGACTGCATCCGGAGAAGGTTGGATTACCACTGGGAAGAAGAAGGCGTACGGCGGGTCTGAGGCGTGAAGAAGTGGCTCTGTTAGCGGGGGTGAGCGTGGATTGGTATACCTGGTTGGAGCAAGGCAGGGACATACGTGTGTCGTCTCGGGTTTTGGAGGAATTGGCGAGGGTGCTGCAATTGAGTCCCAGTGAGAGAAGACATTTGTTCTTGCTGGCGGAGCAGACCATCCCGTTAGACAACAAGAAGGAGCAGTGTTACGTAAGTCCATCCGTGCAGCAATTTCTTGACTATCAGAATCCGAGTCCGGCTTATGTGACGAATCTCAGATGGGACTTTATTGCCTGGAACCGGGCCGCATGCGCGGTTTTTGGAGATTATAATGAGATGTCGGAGCTTGAGCGCAATTCCGTTTGGCGCACGTTCACTTCATCGTACACGAGGGAGCTGCTGGATTGTTGGGAAGAGCATGGGCAGAGGCGGCTGGCCCAGTTTCGCGCCTCCTATGGAAGGTTTATCGATGACCCCTGGTGGTCTGAAATGATCGATAAACTATCCAAGGAGAGCGAGGAATTCAGGGAATGGTGGCCTCGGCATGACGTCCTGGATACACCGGAAGGAAGAAAGGTCCTTCACCATCCCCGAGCGGGCGAACTTATTCTCGGTCACCTTTCATTCCAGGTTAGTGACTCGCCGGATTTGTTGGTGACGGTGCACATGCCCGAGACGGAGGAAACGCTGGAGAAACTGCGGAGCTTGATGCTGGACTGA